The following proteins are encoded in a genomic region of Methanomicrobiales archaeon HGW-Methanomicrobiales-1:
- a CDS encoding ATP-dependent endonuclease has product MFLSELKIWNFRKYGITGDSFEKSDPGISVRFHEGMNVLIGENDSGKTTISDAIRYTLGTQSGEWMRFDEFDFHVDADKRAEELRIECIFRGFTDDEAGGFIEWIGTEPIEGAQNYILTVRLTARNKGYRIISDIRAGQDPIGIPLEGDARSLLRTTYLKPLRDADAELIPGRRSRFAQILKSHPLFQKNDVTDHKLETIFNTANSAIEDYFKCKADGTGATGLMKELNKYVDAFFPQNEPHHPSVTISGGDLFDILQRLSLSLDANPSGLGAANLLFMATELLLLQSEENNGLKLALIEELEAHLHPQAQLRLIRYLEERSKNGQYILTTHSTTMGSSTPLENLIICKNNKAFPMGIDYTNLSPANYGFLYRFLDATKANLFFARGVLLVEGDAENLLIPTIAKIIDRPLHRYGVSIVNVGSKAFDHFVEIFDRKDGDLMGINVSLITDMDVKPIEYPLDPKKDFKKTRTPETIEVDKAANNKKISELGNAQVKGFISPNWTLEYEIALSSFSEDFYRSLLWAEKISNSNTGEPKGGKAGEVDEKVQSDFSFWRTTFATDDRKNQKIAFEIYKKTMLDKDISKAVTAQVFAQTLNEKFEDESKVESLKTDLQSASSLKYLLDAIYHVTEPRSP; this is encoded by the coding sequence ATGTTTCTCTCTGAATTGAAAATTTGGAATTTTAGAAAATATGGAATAACTGGAGATTCTTTTGAGAAATCCGATCCAGGAATATCTGTTCGGTTTCATGAGGGAATGAATGTTCTTATTGGTGAAAATGATTCTGGGAAAACCACGATTAGTGATGCAATAAGGTATACTCTAGGTACTCAAAGCGGCGAATGGATGCGTTTCGACGAATTCGATTTTCATGTTGATGCTGATAAACGGGCAGAAGAATTACGAATTGAATGCATTTTCCGTGGTTTTACTGATGATGAAGCAGGCGGATTCATTGAATGGATTGGGACTGAGCCTATTGAAGGTGCTCAAAATTATATATTGACCGTTCGCTTAACCGCACGAAATAAAGGATATCGAATTATCTCAGATATTAGGGCGGGTCAAGATCCCATTGGAATCCCACTAGAAGGCGATGCCCGATCTCTATTGCGTACTACCTATCTCAAACCTCTACGTGATGCCGATGCCGAATTAATCCCTGGACGACGTTCTCGATTTGCGCAAATTCTAAAATCACATCCCCTTTTCCAAAAAAATGATGTTACCGATCATAAACTGGAAACGATTTTTAATACTGCCAATTCTGCGATAGAAGATTACTTCAAATGTAAGGCTGATGGCACCGGTGCCACTGGGTTAATGAAAGAGTTAAATAAATATGTTGACGCGTTTTTCCCGCAAAACGAACCTCATCACCCATCAGTTACAATTTCCGGGGGCGACTTATTCGATATTCTTCAACGTTTAAGTCTCTCACTTGACGCAAATCCTTCGGGTCTTGGAGCGGCCAACCTCTTGTTTATGGCAACGGAATTGTTGCTCTTGCAATCTGAAGAAAATAATGGATTGAAACTTGCATTGATTGAAGAGTTAGAGGCCCATTTACATCCACAAGCCCAACTTCGTTTGATCCGATATCTTGAAGAACGATCTAAAAATGGCCAATATATTCTAACCACTCATAGTACCACAATGGGATCGAGTACCCCACTTGAAAATTTGATTATATGTAAAAATAACAAGGCATTCCCTATGGGTATTGATTATACAAATCTTTCTCCGGCGAATTATGGCTTTTTATATAGATTTTTGGATGCAACAAAAGCCAATCTTTTCTTTGCAAGAGGTGTATTGCTCGTTGAAGGTGATGCAGAGAATCTTTTGATTCCTACTATTGCAAAAATTATTGATCGCCCCTTACATCGGTACGGTGTTTCAATTGTTAATGTCGGAAGTAAGGCGTTTGATCATTTTGTAGAAATTTTCGACCGTAAAGATGGAGATTTGATGGGAATCAATGTCTCTCTAATCACAGATATGGATGTCAAACCAATTGAATATCCACTAGATCCCAAAAAAGATTTCAAAAAAACAAGAACTCCTGAGACGATTGAAGTTGATAAAGCAGCTAATAACAAAAAAATTTCTGAACTTGGTAATGCCCAAGTGAAAGGTTTCATCTCACCGAATTGGACTTTGGAATATGAAATTGCGTTGTCCTCATTTAGCGAAGATTTTTACCGTTCTTTACTGTGGGCAGAAAAAATTTCAAATTCAAACACTGGGGAGCCGAAAGGAGGAAAAGCCGGAGAAGTTGATGAAAAAGTCCAATCGGATTTTTCGTTCTGGAGAACAACTTTCGCTACAGACGATAGAAAAAATCAAAAAATCGCATTCGAAATTTATAAAAAGACGATGCTGGATAAGGATATTTCGAAAGCAGTAACTGCTCAAGTTTTTGCACAAACATTAAATGAAAAATTCGAAGATGAAAGTAAAGTAGAGTCTCTTAAGACAGATCTGCAATCTGCATCGTCTCTAAAATATCTTTTAGATGCTATCTATCATGTAACCGAGCCCCGGAGTCCGTAG
- a CDS encoding NAD-dependent dihydropyrimidine dehydrogenase subunit PreA, translating to MPAPDPSLATTLGTLKLNNPFLLSSGPPTASGEQIRHAFKLGWGGAVTKTIVPDSMPIEDVSPRFAAWKSETAGLLGFENIELLSRKDVAYWTGEIAAMKKEYPDRVLIASIMASPDPKEWQELAGAVQDAGADAIELNVSCPHGMPERGVGAAIGQHPDLISGVTRAVRKVARVPLIVKLTPNVTDIVPVAQAAVDAGADMLAAINTVQCLMAIDLETLEPQPSVAGASTYGGYSGPAVKPIGLRIISQVAHEFDVPLMGIGGISRWQDAAEYIAAGASAVQVCTAVMWEGAGIIRDMNTGLSGYLARKKLAGVGELKGRALPRIGTHAALSRSEKRFATVGFPERCTSCGRCVVACRDGGYHAISLQDRVVVIDAEQCDGCSLCSHVCPEGVIVMQARPHGNLR from the coding sequence ATGCCCGCACCCGACCCTTCCCTTGCAACCACGCTCGGTACGCTGAAACTCAACAACCCGTTCCTGCTCTCATCGGGTCCCCCGACCGCCTCGGGCGAACAGATCCGTCACGCGTTTAAGCTTGGCTGGGGAGGGGCCGTCACCAAGACCATTGTGCCGGACTCGATGCCCATCGAGGATGTCTCGCCCCGTTTTGCGGCCTGGAAATCCGAGACTGCCGGGCTCCTTGGTTTTGAGAACATCGAACTGCTCAGCAGGAAGGATGTCGCGTACTGGACCGGCGAGATTGCCGCGATGAAGAAGGAGTACCCGGACCGGGTCCTTATCGCGAGTATCATGGCCTCGCCCGATCCCAAAGAATGGCAGGAACTTGCCGGTGCTGTGCAGGACGCCGGCGCGGATGCGATCGAGCTGAACGTCTCCTGTCCCCACGGTATGCCGGAGCGGGGAGTCGGGGCAGCCATCGGCCAGCACCCCGATCTTATCAGCGGGGTGACCCGGGCAGTGCGGAAGGTCGCGAGGGTCCCCCTCATCGTGAAACTCACGCCCAACGTGACCGACATCGTGCCGGTTGCGCAGGCGGCCGTAGATGCCGGGGCAGATATGCTTGCGGCCATCAACACGGTCCAGTGCCTCATGGCAATCGACCTCGAAACCCTCGAACCCCAACCCTCGGTTGCGGGCGCGAGCACGTACGGGGGATACTCGGGGCCCGCGGTAAAACCCATCGGGCTCCGGATCATCTCGCAGGTTGCCCATGAGTTCGATGTCCCGCTCATGGGAATCGGGGGGATCTCCCGCTGGCAGGATGCTGCCGAGTACATCGCGGCCGGGGCATCGGCAGTCCAGGTCTGCACGGCGGTCATGTGGGAAGGGGCAGGGATCATCCGTGATATGAACACCGGCCTGTCGGGCTATCTTGCCCGAAAGAAATTAGCCGGTGTCGGTGAACTCAAAGGCCGTGCCCTTCCCCGCATCGGGACACATGCAGCGCTCTCCCGGAGTGAGAAACGTTTTGCAACCGTCGGGTTTCCCGAACGGTGCACATCCTGCGGCCGCTGTGTGGTGGCGTGCCGGGACGGGGGGTACCATGCGATTTCTTTGCAGGACCGGGTGGTTGTGATCGATGCGGAGCAGTGTGATGGGTGCAGCTTGTGCTCGCATGTTTGTCCGGAAGGCGTGATTGTGATGCAGGCCCGCCCGCACGGGAACCTGCGCTGA
- a CDS encoding metallophosphoesterase, whose product MKLIHIADTHLGLSAFNRLDPESGMNLREKQVYDNFLKAIDEIIHQKPDVLVHAGDLFDTVKPKTKAYTTVLEALERLHEKEIPLVIIAGNHSMVKTRYTTSPFEVLTYHPSKITAAYKFRYEKVELQDTLFHLIPNMLRVEDYRTAYDAIELSQKHNNVLVTHGLATAIKDKRLATVAEHELDGTILSEKFDYIALGHYHRQCQITDNAWYSGSTEYLTYGEIADTKGGLLVDPGRNEVRHLDLPKTPMVDLGTIKCQDMHPGDITEEIIARVTQKHLPQYAMAQVTLDGLSREHGKGIDMKDLAHVREQLLDLKIRTRKEEEETPVALQQDIRMIDYLQEFDGFIGQKQLSAKQKEFVATKGREILKAVMDEHRGTAE is encoded by the coding sequence ATGAAACTCATCCACATCGCCGACACCCACCTTGGCCTCTCCGCGTTCAACCGGCTCGACCCGGAAAGCGGCATGAACCTCCGGGAAAAACAGGTGTACGACAACTTCCTCAAAGCGATCGATGAGATTATTCACCAAAAACCCGACGTGCTCGTACATGCCGGAGATCTTTTTGACACGGTCAAACCAAAAACCAAAGCCTACACAACTGTTTTAGAAGCATTAGAAAGACTCCACGAAAAAGAGATCCCGCTCGTCATCATCGCCGGCAACCACAGCATGGTCAAGACCCGGTACACAACGAGCCCCTTCGAAGTCCTCACGTACCACCCGTCAAAGATCACAGCCGCGTACAAATTCCGGTACGAAAAAGTGGAACTACAAGACACCCTCTTCCACCTGATCCCCAACATGCTCCGCGTGGAAGATTACCGGACTGCGTACGATGCAATAGAACTCAGCCAGAAGCACAACAACGTGCTCGTAACCCACGGCCTCGCAACCGCGATCAAGGACAAGCGGCTCGCCACCGTTGCGGAGCACGAACTCGACGGCACGATCCTCTCCGAAAAGTTCGATTACATTGCGCTCGGCCACTACCATCGCCAGTGCCAGATCACGGACAATGCGTGGTACTCGGGCTCCACCGAGTACCTCACGTACGGTGAGATCGCCGACACCAAGGGCGGCCTGCTCGTGGACCCGGGCCGGAACGAGGTCCGGCATCTCGATCTCCCCAAAACCCCGATGGTGGATCTCGGCACGATCAAATGCCAGGACATGCACCCCGGCGATATCACGGAAGAGATCATCGCCCGGGTCACGCAGAAGCACCTCCCGCAGTACGCAATGGCGCAGGTGACGCTCGACGGCCTCTCGCGGGAGCACGGCAAGGGCATCGACATGAAGGATCTTGCCCACGTCCGCGAGCAGCTCCTTGACCTCAAGATCCGGACCCGCAAAGAGGAAGAGGAGACGCCGGTTGCACTCCAGCAGGATATCCGGATGATCGATTACCTGCAGGAGTTCGATGGCTTCATCGGCCAGAAGCAGCTCTCGGCAAAGCAGAAGGAGTTCGTTGCGACAAAGGGACGCGAGATCCTCAAGGCCGTCATGGACGAGCACCGGGGGACGGCGGAATGA